A window of the Chanodichthys erythropterus isolate Z2021 chromosome 21, ASM2448905v1, whole genome shotgun sequence genome harbors these coding sequences:
- the slco2a1 gene encoding solute carrier organic anion transporter family member 2A1 isoform X1: MKQPASPLSMDIYAKDIKKPKPAFFCNIKIFVLCHGLLQLTQLLYSSYFKSTITTIERRYGLDSLSSGTISSLHEVGNTVLIVFVSYMGSRVHRPRFIGLGGLLMAISAMILALPHFLSQPYTFDSVLHASRQDMCDVRGNSTGAEACGQEDSRKLVDTSKFWVLMATAQLLFGIGSVPIQPFGISYIDDFAGAGNSPLYIAILFALSVFGPSFGFLMGSVVLRIYVDVDRSSTGEALELTPTDPRWVGAWWMGLLITSGGLALTSIPYFFFPKSLHVEKSFELEGDIMKDDPKKSESSMLDFLKLFPKMFVRLLLSPIFMLLVLSQCCFSSVIAGLATFLNKFLERQYSATAAYSSLLIGALNLPSVAVGMLLGGLIMKRWGLSFRAIPRFSVVMLTISASCCVPLFFMGCPTQDVAGVYPKTSNATSGRLLLPCSANCSCPSSTFNPVCGENNIEYISPCHAGCKNFTMDPKNPYRVQIFSNCQCIPAMGTAKPGPCANTCPHYLLPVMLLMSLAGLIASLTHNPIYMMVLRTVPPEEKSFAIGVQFLLLRVLTWLPAPALFGMTIDSTCIWWKTACGKKQGCGYYDNNLLRNRYLGLQVGYKTLGIALLAFIGWKMHRTREYSLEKRPEGPL; the protein is encoded by the exons ATGAAACAACCAGCTTCACCTCTCAGCATGGACATATACGCCAAAGACATTAAGAAACCCAAGCCAGCgttcttttgtaacataaag ATCTTCGTGTTGTGTCATGGCCTGCTCCAGCTCACTCAGCTCTTATATAGCTCTTACTTCAAGAGCACCATCACTACAATCGAGAGACGCTATGGCCTGGACAGCCTCTCCTCAGGAACCATCTCTTCCCTCCATGAG GTAGGGAACACAGTGCTGATAGTATTTGTCAGTTACATGGGTAGTCGGGTTCATCGACCTCGATTCATTGGACTGGGTGGCCTTCTAATGGCGATAAGTGCCATGATCTTAGCTCTACCTCACTTCCTTTCCCAGCCCTACACCTTTGATTCTGTTCTGCATG CGAGCAGACAGGACATGTGTGATGTGCGTGGGAATTCAACTGGTGCCGAGGCTTGTGGTCAGGAGGATTCACGGAAGCTTGTGGACACCAGTAAATTTTGGGTGCTAATGGCTACGGCCCAACTGCTTTTCGGAATTGGTTCTGTCCCCATCCAACCTTTTGGCATATCTTATATAGATGACTTTGCAGGGGCTGGGAATTCACCTCTCTATATTG CTATTCTCTTTGCTTTGTCAGTGTTTGGGCCTTCCTTTGGATTCCTCATGGGCTCTGTGGTTTTGCGTATTTATGTGGATGTGGACAGATCCAGCACAG GGGAGGCATTGGAGTTGACCCCTACTGACCCTCGCTGGGTTGGGGCATGGTGGATGGGTCTGCTCATCACTTCTGGAGGTCTAGCTCTCACCTCAATCCCTTACTTCTTCTTCCCCAAGTCACTTCATGTAGAGAAG TCTTTTGAACTGGAGGGTGACATCATGAAAGATGACCCCAAGAAGTCAGAAAGCTCCATGCTGGATTTCCTTAAAT TGTTCCCTAAGATGTTCGTCAGGCTGTTGCTAAGCCCTATCTTTATGCTGCTGGTTCTGTCCCAGTGCTGTTTCTCTTCGGTGATCGCTGGACTTGCCACTTTCCTCAACAAGTTCCTGGAGCGCCAGTACAGTGCCACTGCAGCCTACAGCAGCCTTCTTATTG GTGCTTTAAACCTGCCGTCCGTTGCCGTGGGGATGTTGCTCGGGGGTCTGATCATGAAACGCTGGGGGTTGTCATTCAGAGCCATTCCACGTTTCTCTGTTGTAATGCTCACCATCTCCGCCTCCTGCTGTGTGCCTCTGTTCTTCATGGGCTGTCCCACACAAGATGTTGCTGGTGTTTACCCCAAAACGTCTAATGCCACCAGTGG CAGGCTTCTTCTGCCCTGTAGTGCAAACTGCTCATGTCCCAGCAGCACCTTTAACCCAGTGTGTGGGGAAAACAACATTGAGTACATCTCACCCTGCCATGCTGGGTGCAAAAACTTCACCATGGATCCCAAGAATCCATACAGAGTccag ATTTTTAGTAACTGCCAGTGTATTCCTGCTATGGGCACCGCCAAGCCTGGCCCTTGTGCCAACACTTGCCCTCACTATCTCCTGCCCGTAATGCTACTCATGTCTCTGGCTGGACTTATTGCCAGCCTAACTCACAACCCTATCTACATGATGGTGCTGAG GACAGTTCCTCCAGAAGAGAAGTCATTTGCCATAGGGGTTCAGTTTCTGCTTCTGAGGGTTCTAA cctGGCTGCCAGCTCCGGCTCTGTTCGGGATGACCATAGACTCCACATGTATCTGGTGGAAAACGGCTTGTGGAAAAAAGCAAGGATGTGGTTACTATGACAACAACCTTCTTAGAAACAG GTATCTAGGGCTTCAGGTGGGCTATAAGACATTAGGCATTGCACTCCTGGCATTTATTGGCTGGAAAATGCACCGGACCAGAGAATACAGCTTAGAGAAAAGGCCAGAGGGACCCCTGTGA
- the slco2a1 gene encoding solute carrier organic anion transporter family member 2A1 isoform X2: protein MKQPASPLSMDIYAKDIKKPKPAFFCNIKIFVLCHGLLQLTQLLYSSYFKSTITTIERRYGLDSLSSGTISSLHEVGNTVLIVFVSYMGSRVHRPRFIGLGGLLMAISAMILALPHFLSQPYTFDSVLHASRQDMCDVRGNSTGAEACGQEDSRKLVDTSKFWVLMATAQLLFGIGSVPIQPFGISYIDDFAGAGNSPLYIAILFALSVFGPSFGFLMGSVVLRIYVDVDRSSTGEALELTPTDPRWVGAWWMGLLITSGGLALTSIPYFFFPKSLHVEKSFELEGDIMKDDPKKSESSMLDFLKLFPKMFVRLLLSPIFMLLVLSQCCFSSVIAGLATFLNKFLERQYSATAAYSSLLIGALNLPSVAVGMLLGGLIMKRWGLSFRAIPRFSVVMLTISASCCVPLFFMGCPTQDVAGVYPKTSNATSGLLLPCSANCSCPSSTFNPVCGENNIEYISPCHAGCKNFTMDPKNPYRVQIFSNCQCIPAMGTAKPGPCANTCPHYLLPVMLLMSLAGLIASLTHNPIYMMVLRTVPPEEKSFAIGVQFLLLRVLTWLPAPALFGMTIDSTCIWWKTACGKKQGCGYYDNNLLRNRYLGLQVGYKTLGIALLAFIGWKMHRTREYSLEKRPEGPL, encoded by the exons ATGAAACAACCAGCTTCACCTCTCAGCATGGACATATACGCCAAAGACATTAAGAAACCCAAGCCAGCgttcttttgtaacataaag ATCTTCGTGTTGTGTCATGGCCTGCTCCAGCTCACTCAGCTCTTATATAGCTCTTACTTCAAGAGCACCATCACTACAATCGAGAGACGCTATGGCCTGGACAGCCTCTCCTCAGGAACCATCTCTTCCCTCCATGAG GTAGGGAACACAGTGCTGATAGTATTTGTCAGTTACATGGGTAGTCGGGTTCATCGACCTCGATTCATTGGACTGGGTGGCCTTCTAATGGCGATAAGTGCCATGATCTTAGCTCTACCTCACTTCCTTTCCCAGCCCTACACCTTTGATTCTGTTCTGCATG CGAGCAGACAGGACATGTGTGATGTGCGTGGGAATTCAACTGGTGCCGAGGCTTGTGGTCAGGAGGATTCACGGAAGCTTGTGGACACCAGTAAATTTTGGGTGCTAATGGCTACGGCCCAACTGCTTTTCGGAATTGGTTCTGTCCCCATCCAACCTTTTGGCATATCTTATATAGATGACTTTGCAGGGGCTGGGAATTCACCTCTCTATATTG CTATTCTCTTTGCTTTGTCAGTGTTTGGGCCTTCCTTTGGATTCCTCATGGGCTCTGTGGTTTTGCGTATTTATGTGGATGTGGACAGATCCAGCACAG GGGAGGCATTGGAGTTGACCCCTACTGACCCTCGCTGGGTTGGGGCATGGTGGATGGGTCTGCTCATCACTTCTGGAGGTCTAGCTCTCACCTCAATCCCTTACTTCTTCTTCCCCAAGTCACTTCATGTAGAGAAG TCTTTTGAACTGGAGGGTGACATCATGAAAGATGACCCCAAGAAGTCAGAAAGCTCCATGCTGGATTTCCTTAAAT TGTTCCCTAAGATGTTCGTCAGGCTGTTGCTAAGCCCTATCTTTATGCTGCTGGTTCTGTCCCAGTGCTGTTTCTCTTCGGTGATCGCTGGACTTGCCACTTTCCTCAACAAGTTCCTGGAGCGCCAGTACAGTGCCACTGCAGCCTACAGCAGCCTTCTTATTG GTGCTTTAAACCTGCCGTCCGTTGCCGTGGGGATGTTGCTCGGGGGTCTGATCATGAAACGCTGGGGGTTGTCATTCAGAGCCATTCCACGTTTCTCTGTTGTAATGCTCACCATCTCCGCCTCCTGCTGTGTGCCTCTGTTCTTCATGGGCTGTCCCACACAAGATGTTGCTGGTGTTTACCCCAAAACGTCTAATGCCACCAGTGG GCTTCTTCTGCCCTGTAGTGCAAACTGCTCATGTCCCAGCAGCACCTTTAACCCAGTGTGTGGGGAAAACAACATTGAGTACATCTCACCCTGCCATGCTGGGTGCAAAAACTTCACCATGGATCCCAAGAATCCATACAGAGTccag ATTTTTAGTAACTGCCAGTGTATTCCTGCTATGGGCACCGCCAAGCCTGGCCCTTGTGCCAACACTTGCCCTCACTATCTCCTGCCCGTAATGCTACTCATGTCTCTGGCTGGACTTATTGCCAGCCTAACTCACAACCCTATCTACATGATGGTGCTGAG GACAGTTCCTCCAGAAGAGAAGTCATTTGCCATAGGGGTTCAGTTTCTGCTTCTGAGGGTTCTAA cctGGCTGCCAGCTCCGGCTCTGTTCGGGATGACCATAGACTCCACATGTATCTGGTGGAAAACGGCTTGTGGAAAAAAGCAAGGATGTGGTTACTATGACAACAACCTTCTTAGAAACAG GTATCTAGGGCTTCAGGTGGGCTATAAGACATTAGGCATTGCACTCCTGGCATTTATTGGCTGGAAAATGCACCGGACCAGAGAATACAGCTTAGAGAAAAGGCCAGAGGGACCCCTGTGA